The following is a genomic window from Methylomarinum vadi.
GTTTTGGTGAACGCGGTGTCGAAGGCAAGATTGCAACGGTCCGTTATGCGCGAGAAAACAAGATCCCTTATTTGGGCATCTGTCTCGGCATGCAGTCGGCCGTGATCGAATTTGCCCGCAATGTGGTCGGCCTGGAAGGCGCGCACAGTACCGAGTTCTTGCCCGACAGCTTGCATCCGGTGATAGGCTTGATTACCGAATGGAAAGACGCCGACGGCCAGGTCGAAACGCGCAGCGAAGATTCGGATTTGGGGGGGACGATGAGGCTGGGTGCGCAAAAATGCCGATTGAAATCCGGCTCCCTGGCGCATCAAACCTATCAAAAGGATGTGATTACCGAGCGCCATCGCCACCGCTATGAATTCAACAACCAATACCTGCAACAATTGGAGCAGGCCGGGATGAATTTCTCCGGCAAGTCGATCGATGGCCGCTTGGTGGAAGTCGTCGAAATTCCGGATCATCCCTGGTTCCTCGCATGCCAGTTCCATCCGGAGTTCACCTCGACGCCACGCAAGGGGCATCCGTTATTTTCCGGTTTCATCGAGGCAGCCGCAAAACATCAACAGGAAAGACAAAAAAATGAAATTATGTGATTTTGAAGTCGGATTGGATCAGCCGTTCTTCCTGATCGCCGGTACCTGCGTCATCGAAAGCGAACAAATGACATTGGATACCGCCGGCACATTAAAAGAGATCACGGCGGAGCTAGGCATCCCCTTTATCTATAAATCGTCCTTCGACAAGGCCAACCGCTCCTCGCTGAAAAGTTTTCGCGGCCTGGGATTGGAAAAAGGGCTGCAAATTCTGGAGAAGGTGAAACAGCAGTTGCAAGTGCCGGTTTTGACCGATGTGCATGAAGACACGCCGTTGGCCGAGGTTGCTGCGGTCGTCGATGTCATGCAGACGCCGGCCTTTTTATGCCGCCAAACCAATTTCATCCAGGCGGTCGCGGCGCAAGGAAAACCGGTCAACATCAAGAAAGGCCAATTCATGGCGCCCTGGGATATGGCGAATGTCGTGGACAAGGCGAAGGCGGCCGGTAACGATCAAATCATGGTATGCGAGCGAGGCGTCTCGTTCGGCTATAACAATCTGGTGTCCGATATGCGCTCCCTGGCGGTGATGCGCGATACCGGCTGCCCAGTGGTATTCGATGCGACGCATTCGGTGCAGCTGCCGGGCGGGCAGGGCAGTTGTTCCGGCGGCCAACGCGAGCACGTGCCGGTTTTGGCCAGGGCGGCGATGGCTGTCGGGATTTCCGGTTTGTTTATGGAAACGCACCCGAAACCGGAAGAGGCGCTCAGTGACGGCCCGAATTCCTGGCCGCTGCATAGAATGAAAGAATTATTGGAAGTTTTGGCAACAATTGACCGGGCTGTGAAAACAAGCAGTCTGATTGAAACAACTTTATAAAAGGAAAGGTAATATGGCTGAAATAGTAAACGTAAAAGCAAGAGAAGTTCTTGATTCGCGCGGTAATCCAACCATCGAGGCAGAAGTCGAACTGGCTTCCGGCGTGATCGGCAGTGCGATGGTGCCGTCCGGTGCGTCGACGGGTGAACGCGAGGCCATCGAATTACGTGATGGCGACAAATCCCGTTATCTGGGCAAAGGCGTGTTGAAGGCGGTCGATTTCGTCAATACTGAAATTCGCGCAGCGGTCGTCGGCATGGATGCGGCCGACCAAGCGGCGATCGACAAGAAAATGATCGAATTGGACGGCACCGAAAACAAAGGCCGTTTGGGCGCGAATGCGATCTTGGGCGTTTCCATGGCGGCCGCTCATGCCGCGGCGAAAGAAGGCGGCGTCCCTTTGTACCGTTACCTGAACACCTCCGGCGAATTCATCATGCCGGTACCGATGATGAACATCATCAACGGCGGTTCTCATGCCGATAACAGCGTGGACCTGCAGGAATTCATGATTCTGCCGGTCGGCGCGCCGACTTTCCGCGAAGCGATCCGTTATGGCGCTGAAGTGTTTCATAATCTGGCAAAAGTTTTGAAATCCCGCGGCCTGGCGACAACCGTTGGCGACGAAGGTGGTTTCGCGCCTAACCTGTCTTCCAACGAAGAAGCGATCGAAGTGATTCTGGAAGCGATCGAGAAAGCCGGTTATAAAGCGGGCGAAGATATTTTCCTGGGCATGGACGCGGCCAGCTCCGAATATTTCAAAGACGGCAAATACGTATTGGCTTCCGAGGGCCGCAGCTTCGATTCTAGCGAAATGACCGATTTCTTTGTCGACTGGGTGGAAAAATACCCAATCATCTCGATCGAAGACGGCATGGACGAAAACGACTGGGACGGCTGGAAAAACCACACCGACAAACTGGGCGGTAAAATCCAGTTGGTTGGCGACGATTTGTTCGTGACCAATCCGAAAATCCTGAAAGACGGCATCGAGAAAGGCATCGCCAACTCGATTTTGATCAAAGTGAACCAAATCGGGACGTTGAGCGAAACCCTGGAAGCCATCAGCACCGCTAAAGCGGCGGGATATAGCGCCGTCGTTTCCCACCGTTCCGGCGAAACCGAGGATACCACCATTGCCGATCTGGTGGTCGCCACCGGCACCGGTCAAATCAAAACCGGTTCGTTGAGCCGTTCCGACCGTATCGCCAAGTACAACCGTCTGATGAAAATCGAAGACGAATTGGGCGATAAAGCGGTCTATGCGGGTCGTAGTGCATTCAAAATGCTATGATCCGGTCGCTCGGGTGAGCGTCAAATAGCGACACCCGAGCATTGTTAATGTTGTTGGGTTACGGCTTTCGCCTAACCCAACCTACTCATGATGAGGGCATGCGCATTAAAATTCTCATCGCCATTATTATTTTGCTGATCGTTCACCTGCAATATCGATTGTGGTGGGGGGACGCCAGCATTTTTCAGATCCGGGACTATCAGCAGCGCCTAGACCGGTTGAAGAAAACCGCTCAGGAGAAAAAAGAGCGGAACGATGCCCTTTACGCCGAAGTGTTGGACTTACGCAAAGGCGATGAGGCGATCGAGGAGCGCGCCCGTTACGAGTTGGGCATGGTCAAGGAAAACGAAACTTTTTTTCAAGTCATCGAATGAGTCGAACGAACAATATCTGGGCTGTCGTACCGGCTGCCGGCGTCGGCAAACGCATGCAGGCTGACAGGCCCAAGCAATATTTAGCGTTGGCCGGGACCACAGTTATCGAACAAACGCTTTCCCGGTTGCTAGAGTCCGAGGCATTTACGGCCGTGGCCGTTGCTATTTCCCGGGAAGACCCCTACTGGCCGGAATTGAAAATCTCCGGTCACCCCCAGGTTATCACCGCGCCGGGCGGCAAGGAACGTGCCGATTCGGTATTGTCCGCGCTGAAGGCTTTGCAAGAGCGGGCGGCGGAAGAGGATTGGGTGTTGGTCCATGATGCCGCCCGGCCCTGCTTGACGAGCGGCGATATTCATCATTTGATCGATACCCTGCAAGAGGATGACATCGGAGGAATTTTGGCGTTGTCGTCCCATGATACGTTGAAACGGGTCGATGCCGGCACTATCAGCGCAACGATCGATCGTAGCCATGTTTGGCGCGCGTTGACGCCGCAAATGTTTCGTTACGGCATGTTGCGTGATGCATTGCAGGAGGCGGAAGGCAATGCGGCGGTAACCGATGAATCGAGTGCATTGGAGATGCAAGGCTACCGGCCGAAAATCGTCGAAGGTCGGCCCGATAACATTAAAATTACGCGTCCGGAAGACTTGGCGCTGGCGCAATTCTATATGGAGCAACAATGATCAGAGTGGGACAAGGTTACGATGTACACCGCTTTAAGGAAAGCGGCGATGTCATTCTTGGCGGTGTCAAAATTGATTATGAAAAAGGCCTGGAGGCCCATTCCGACGGCGATGTCGTCTTGCACGCGTTGAGCGATGCCTTGTTGGGCGCCGCGGCATTGGGTGATATCGGCAAACATTTTCCCGATACCGATCCGGACTTCAAGGGGGCGGACAGCCGCGTGCTGTTGCGCCATGTTTACGGCATTGTGCGGGAAAAAGGTTATCGGCTGGTCAATGCCGACATCACCATTATCGCCCAGGCCCCGAAAATGGCGCCGCATATTCCGGCGATGTGCCGAAACATCGCCGACGATTTGCATAGCGATATCGATTGCATCAACGTCAAGGCAACGACGACCGAAAAATTGGGTTTCGAAGGCCGCAAGGAAGGCATTGCCGTGCAGGCCGTGGTATTGATCGAGAAATAACGTTTGCAGGAACGACGCGACATTTCTATTCCGGAATGGCCTTATGCGTGGGGAGGGCCGGTCGGTACCGGCATTATTAAAGCCTCTGCGGATGACTTCATCGTGAAGGAAACCCTGCCTTTTATTCCGGAAGGGAGCGGCGAGCATGTTTTCTTGTGGGTCGAGAAAGTCGGCGAAAACACCGAATACGCCGCCCGTGTATTGGCCCGTTGTGCCGGCATCAGGCAACGGGATGTCGGTTTCGCCGGCTTGAAAGACCGCCATGCGCGTACCCGGCAATGGTTTAGCCTTTGGTTGCCGGGCATGGAGGAACCGGATTGGTCCCAGGCCGAAACCGCAACGATAAAAATACTAAAAACCGTCAGGCATGCCCGAAAACTAAAACGCGGCGTTATCGCGGCCAATCATTTTCGAATTCGGATCAGAAACTGGCGGGGTGACCGAGTCGAAACGCTACGACGGTTGGAACAGATCGGCAAGAACGGCTTCCCGAACTATTTTGCCGAACAGCGCTTCGGCCGTAACGGCCAGAATGTCAACAAAGCGTTGGCGTTGGCCGATGGAAAACGGCTTAAACGGGAGCAGCGTAGTCTTTATTTATCGGCGATTCGCTCGTATTTGTTCAATTCGATATTGGCGGAAAGAGTCCGTCAAGATAATTGGAACCGGTTGCTGGAAGGGGACTGTTGTCAATTGCGCCATAGTCAAAGCCAGTTTTGGGTGGATGATATTGATGACCTTGGATTGCGTAAACGGATGCAGGACGGCGATATCAATCCGACCGGTATATTGTGGGGAAAAGGGGAGCATAAAGAGCATGGCCGGGCAGGTGTGATCGAAAAAGAGATTACCGGGCAGTTTCCGGAATTAACCGAGTTATTGAGTCAATTCGATTTAAAGCTTGATAGAAGGGCGTTTCGCGCCTTTCCCGGACAGCTGCAGTGGCGTTACTCAAGCCCTGATGAATTGGAAGTCGAATTCAGCTTGTCGGCAGGTAGCTACGCCACGGCATTATTGAGAGAAATGATTGTGATTGAGCAAACTTTGTTGAACGGCAAAGCGATCTCTTAGGCGATAGGATGCTCTTCTGTCAATATGACCCGGGCGCTGATGCTTGCGTCGATCGTATTTTCTTCGGTCCGGCAACGGCTTGGTCAAGACCAGGATGCGGGTAAACAAAAAGGTGGTCAAGATACAGATGACGAGGTAACTCAGTAAATACTCAAGCAAAGTCACTTTTCCCTCCTTTCTGTCAACTAATGAATGGCGTAAGTTAAATCGATTATAGGCTATTTTTGAGTAATAGTTAATGTTGGATTCAAAAATTATTGATTCGATGTTATTGATGGTGGCGAAATTGTGTTCATTTTCCAATCAATCAATTTTTCTCTTTCCACTTGCGCTTACGCGCGGCTTTTTTTGCCGCTTTACGTTCGCGTATCGCCGCCAGTTCGATCAACTCCGCTGCCATCATGGCCGGGGTTTCCAGTGTGATGCGGCCCAAGGCACCGCTCCTTAATTCCGTCAGCAAGATTTTCGCCGTTTTATCCAGATCGACCTGTTTGCCGGCGCGCAGACAGCCGCGTTTTTTGCCGATCATTTCCATTAACTCGATTTCAGAAGTCGGCAATCGTTCCAGTTGAAAACGATCCAATAGTAATCGGGAATAGTTCTCCAAAAGATATTCGGCGGTGTAAAACGCGACATCGTCATGGCTTATCGCGGTATCCTTGATCGCTCCGGTGGCGGCCAGGCGATAACCGCTATGTTTGTTTTCGACATTAGGCCACAGTACGCCCGGTGTGTCGGACAAGACGATATTGCCAGGCAGGTTGATACGCTGTTGGCGTTTGGTGACGGCCGGTTCGTTGCCGGTTTTCGCAATTACTCGGCCGACCAGGATGTTGATGATGGTGGATTTTCCGACATTGGGGATGCCCACGATCATGGTATGGATGACTTTATGAGCGGCACTTTTGCTGGGCAGCATTTTGCCGCACAATTCGATAATCTGTTTGACCTTATCAGGCTGATGGGTCGTGACGGCCAGCGTTTTGACGCCGTGTTCCCGTTCCAAATAGTCTTGCCATTCCTTGGTTCGCTCGGGGTCGGCGAGGTCATTTTTATTCAGTACCCGAATGCAGGGTTTATCGCCACGTAGTGTCGACAACATTGGATTTTGGCTACTGAAGGGGATGCGCGCATCCAGTACTTCGATAATCAAATCGATCTGGGGCAGGGTTTGTTTGATTTCCTGGTTGGCCTTGTGCATGTGACCAGGGTACCACTGAATCTGCATGATCTCTGATAGGAATTAAAAAACGGTTTATTTTAGCGTAATTTAGCAATCCCTGTATCGTTGGCCATTTTGATAAAATGGCATCTTGATCGATATTAGGAGATTCAATGGAAACTGTGCTGCGGGTTCCACAGGGCGAATTCACCCTGCAACGCTTGCCACTATTATCTAAGGATAATTTGCGGGCATGGGATGCGGCCGATGAATATTTGTTACAGGAATCGGATGCGTTGAACATGGCTGAAGATGCACGAATTGTGGTGTTAAATGACAGTTTCGGTGCCTTGGCCGTGGCGTTGAACGCCTACCGGCCCACGGCAATATCTGATTCCTGGCTGTCGCAACAGGCCACCCGCATCAATTTAGAGGCTAATGATATCTGCAGCGATCAGGCAGCATTGTTGACCAGCCTGCAACAACCGCGACAGCCTGTCGATTATCTGTTGGTTAAAATCCCCAAGACCTTGGCGTTGCTGGAATATCAATTGATTCTGCTGCGCCCTTGGTTGCACGATCGCTCGCTTTTGATCGCGGCAGGCATGATTAAAAATTTACCCTCATCGGTCTGGGCGCTGTTCGAGCGTTTGTTGGGACCGGTGACGACGTCCTTGGCGAAAAAAAAGGCGAGGTTGCTGCATGTAAGGCCATCCGCGGACGTTGATCTCCCGCAAAATCCATATCCGGTTTATTATCGATTGGAAAATACCGATCTGATGATTTGTAACCACGCCAATGTTTTCTCCCGCGAAAGTCTCGATATCGGCACGCGTTTTCTGTTGCAACATTTGCCGGATCATTCGCAATACCGCGATTTCATCGATTTGGGTTGCGGCAACGGAGTCGTTGGATTAATGCTGGCGCGAAAGCATTCGCAGGCGCGGTTGCGCTTTATTGACGAATCGTTCATGGCGGTGGCGTCAGCCGAGGAAAACTTTACCAGAGCATTCACCGGCAAGCGTCGAGCCGAGTTTATCACAACCGATTGCCTTAAGGGTGTTGCAGCCCAATCGGCGGATTGTATTGTTTGCAATCCCCCTTTTCATCAACAGCACGCCATAGGCGATCATATCGCCTGGCAAATGTTCAAACAATCCTGGCGGGTGTTGCGCCCGGGGGGTGAGTTACGGGTCGTCGGTAACCGGCATCTGGCCTACCATACGAGTTTGAAAAAATTGTTCGGTCGTTACGAGTTGGTCGCTTCCAATAAAAAGTTTGTCATTTTATCGGCCGTCAAATGACGGGCCGGGGTGTCGGGCTGGCAATTCCTTGTCGGCACGGCTATAGTGTCGATAAACAATAGACGGGTGAGTTGCATGGAAAATAATGTCAGCGAAAAGGTTCTCAGTCATTTATATCGCTATATCGGGGGGAAACTGGAAGGAAAGTTGGCGGAAACCTTAATCGCCTTCAGTCGACACTATTATGCGTTGGTGCCTTTCGACGACCTGGAGCATATTGCGGTGGCGGATTTATACGGGGCCGTCATGTCGCATTGGAATCTGGCGCTACAATATCGACCGGGCACGCAAAAAGTCAGGGTTTACAACCCTACTTTGGAAGCCAACGGTTGGCAATCGCGGCATACCATTGTCGAAATTGTCATCGAGGACATGCCGTTTCTATTGCAGTCCATCAGCATGGAAATCAACCAACAGGGGTTGACCAACCATCTGGTGATTCATCCGGTTTTTAACGTGTTCAGGGGCGAGCAAGCGGAACTGCTTGATTTTGCCGCAGAGACGGATCAAGCTGCAACGCCAGAATGTTTGTTGCATTTGGAAATCGACCGGCAAACCGATCAGGCTCAGTTGGATTTTCTTAAGCGGCGTCTCCAGGATGTCTTGACCGACGTGCGTGCGGCAACGCAGGATTGGCAAGCCTGCCTGGAAAAAATGCGCCAGGTGATCGCCGAACTTGGCAGGGCCGAGGTTGTTAACCAACCTCAGGCTGACTATTGCGCATTTTTACAATGGCTGCATGACGACCACTTTGTTTTTCTCGGTTATCGGGAATACGAATTGGTGCGGCAGCAAGATAAAATGGGGTTTGTACCCATTGCCGATAGCGGCCTGGGCATATTGCGGGACAGTATCGCCAAAATACCGGAAACCGCGCAAACGCTGATGACGGTCGATGCTTTTACCGGTATCGATAACGCGGATCCTTTGTTGCTGACCAAGGCGACTTCCCGCTCGACTGTCCATCGGCCGGTATTCATGGACTATATCGGTATCAAACAATACGATGCCGACGGTAGATTGAACGGGGAAAAAAGGTTTCTGGGCTTGTATAGTTCCAGCGCCTATTTGACCGAATTGAGAAACATTCCGCTGGTCAGGGACAAGATTCGTTATGTGGCGGAGCGTTTTGCCTTCCGCAAAAGCTCACATCGGGCCCGGTCTTTGTCCTTTATTTTGCAATCATTACCCAGGGACGAAATCTTTCAGGCGGACCAGGAAACGCTTTTCCAATGTGTTTCCGCAGTCATCCAGTTGCAGGAACGGCAAAGAGTGCGGGTATTTGCCCGTCATGATGTGTATGGACATTTCATATCGTTGTTGGTGTTTGTGCCTCGCGAACGCTACCACACCGAGTCGAGGCGGAAAATCCAGCAAATTCTAATGGAAACCTTTTCCGCACAGAATGTGGATTTCAGCGTGCAATTGTCGGAATCCATCCTGGCCCGAATACATTTCATCATTCGAACCGACATCGGCTGTTGCATCGATTACGACGTCAGGGATATCGAACAGAAAATCATCGAGGCTTTGACCGAATGGCAGGACGAATTGCGCAGCGAATTGTTGAATTATCATGGCGAAGCCAAAGCGAATGCCTTGTTCAGCCATTATCAAGACAGTTTCAGCGCGGCTTATCGGGAAGATAACTCGAGTCGCACGGCGGTGCTGGATATCGAACGATTCGAATATTTGTTGGCAAACGGCGTCTCGGCGGAATCGTTGTTGTATAGTCCTTTGACCGCGGCGAGAAACAAAACCCTGCGATTCAAATTGTTCAGCAAGGGGCAGGCTTCGTTGTCGCGCAGTCTGCCGATGTTGGAAAATATGGGGGTCAAGGTCAGCGACGAAAGGCCTTATGCGATCAGCCGCAAAGGATGTGCCGACGAATTATGGATGCATGATTTCGGTTTGCTGATGGAAGACGAAACCGGCAGTTTTAATTTGGAAAATCTGAAACCACGCTTTCAGGAAGCGTTCGAGCAATGCTGGTTTGGCAACATCGAAAATGACGGTTTCAACCAACTGATTATCAAGGCTGGTATCGATTGGCGCCAGGTCAATATTTTCCGTGCTTTTTATTTATATTTACGCCAGATAGGCATTGCCTTCAGCCAAGCTTATGTCGAAACCACATTGGCCAATAATCCGGAAGTGGTAAGGCTGCTGGTGCATTTATTCGATCAACGTTTCGACCCGTCATTGCAGCCAGGCGAAAATAACCACTCCGACTTGATTACGGCGATAGAACAGGCGATCGACAAGGTCAGTTCGCTCGACGAAGACCGTATTTTGCGCCGTTTTCTTAATTTGATTCAGGCCGCGGTACGAACGAATTATTTCCGGGAACCGAAAGATGAGCGGGGTGTTCCCTATTTCGCCATTAAATTGGATTCCAAGTCGATCAGCGACATCCCTAAGCCGATACCCTATTTCGAGATTTTCGTTTATTCCCCGAGGATCGAGGGTATTCATCTTCGAGGTGGTCCCGTGGCCCGGGGCGGACTGCGCTGGTCGGACCGGCGCGAAGATTTCCGTACCGAAGTGTTGGGCTTGATGAAGGCGCAAATGACCAAAAACGCCGTAATCGTTCCAACCGGCGCCAAGGGCGGTTTCATCGTCAAAAATCTCAACAAGTTATTGACTGCCGGTGAACGTCAGCAAGAAGTAGTCCAGTGTTATCGAATTTTAATCAAGGGTTTGCTTGATTTAACCGACAATCTGCAAAAAGGCCAGGTGGTCAAGCCCGAGAAAGTCAATTGTTATGATGGCGACGATACTTATCTGGTGGTCGCCGCGGACAAAGGGACGGCCAAATTTTCCGATTATGCCAACGACTTGTCGTTGGCTTATGGCTTTTGGCTGGGGGATGCCTTTGCCTCGGGCGGCTCCTACGGTTACGACCACAAGAGGATGGGCATTACCGCGCGCGGCGCTTGGGAGTCGGTCAAGCATCATTTCAATCGATTAGGAATCAATTATTTGAAACAACCGTTCACGGTCGTCGGCATTGGCGGCATGATGGGCGATGTGTTCGGCAATGGGATGTTGTTGTCAAACAAGATAAAATTAATCGCTTCGTTCGATCATGAACATATTTTTCTCGACCCCGACCCCGACCCCGAAGTCAGTTATCAGGAACGAAAAAGATTATTCGCGATAGCCGGTTCGGCCTGGTCTGATTACGATAATACATTGATTTCAAAGGGCGGCGGTGTGTTTTCCCGGCAGTTGAAAGCCATTCAATTGAGTCCCCGGATCAAAGAAACGTTGAATATCAGACACGATCATATCGCGCCCAATGAATTAATAAAATGTTTATTGTGCGCGCCTGTCGATTTGTTATGGAATGGTGGAATCGGCACCTATGTCAAGGCGGAACGAGAGAGTAATCTTTCTGTCGGCGACCGGGCCAACGACGCGGTCAGGGTCAACGGCAAGGAGTTACGCTGTCGGGCCGTTGCCGAAGGCGGTAATCTCGGTTTTACCCAGGCTGGACGCATCGAATACGCGCGCAAGGGCGGTATCATCAATACCGATTCGATCGACAATTCCGCCGGTGTGGATTGTTCCGATCATGAAGTCAATATCAAGATTTTTCTCGATAGTTTGGTTGCCCAGGGAGATTTGACGGTCAAGCAACGCAATCAATTACTCGAAAGCATGACCGATGCGGTGGCCGAATTAGTCTTAGTCAATAATGCAATGCAGAATCGGGCAATCAGTATGATTGAACGGACTTCGGCGAATGATTTGCAGAGCATGCAATGGTTGATTGAGATTTTAGAAAATAACGGTCATTTGATCCGCAATCTCGAAGCGATTCCGGTCAACGATGTATTGCAGGAGCGGCAAAGCCGGGGCAAAGGGTTGTACCGGCCGGAAATCAGTGTGATAATGGCCTATAGCAAACAATTTTTAAAACAACTGTTGTTAACGGAATTGGCGCAATTGGATCCGGTCTTGGTCAAGCAGGAATTGGAGGGGTA
Proteins encoded in this region:
- the ispF gene encoding 2-C-methyl-D-erythritol 2,4-cyclodiphosphate synthase, encoding MIRVGQGYDVHRFKESGDVILGGVKIDYEKGLEAHSDGDVVLHALSDALLGAAALGDIGKHFPDTDPDFKGADSRVLLRHVYGIVREKGYRLVNADITIIAQAPKMAPHIPAMCRNIADDLHSDIDCINVKATTTEKLGFEGRKEGIAVQAVVLIEK
- a CDS encoding methyltransferase, with protein sequence METVLRVPQGEFTLQRLPLLSKDNLRAWDAADEYLLQESDALNMAEDARIVVLNDSFGALAVALNAYRPTAISDSWLSQQATRINLEANDICSDQAALLTSLQQPRQPVDYLLVKIPKTLALLEYQLILLRPWLHDRSLLIAAGMIKNLPSSVWALFERLLGPVTTSLAKKKARLLHVRPSADVDLPQNPYPVYYRLENTDLMICNHANVFSRESLDIGTRFLLQHLPDHSQYRDFIDLGCGNGVVGLMLARKHSQARLRFIDESFMAVASAEENFTRAFTGKRRAEFITTDCLKGVAAQSADCIVCNPPFHQQHAIGDHIAWQMFKQSWRVLRPGGELRVVGNRHLAYHTSLKKLFGRYELVASNKKFVILSAVK
- the ftsB gene encoding cell division protein FtsB; this translates as MKILIAIIILLIVHLQYRLWWGDASIFQIRDYQQRLDRLKKTAQEKKERNDALYAEVLDLRKGDEAIEERARYELGMVKENETFFQVIE
- the truD gene encoding tRNA pseudouridine(13) synthase TruD, with the translated sequence MQERRDISIPEWPYAWGGPVGTGIIKASADDFIVKETLPFIPEGSGEHVFLWVEKVGENTEYAARVLARCAGIRQRDVGFAGLKDRHARTRQWFSLWLPGMEEPDWSQAETATIKILKTVRHARKLKRGVIAANHFRIRIRNWRGDRVETLRRLEQIGKNGFPNYFAEQRFGRNGQNVNKALALADGKRLKREQRSLYLSAIRSYLFNSILAERVRQDNWNRLLEGDCCQLRHSQSQFWVDDIDDLGLRKRMQDGDINPTGILWGKGEHKEHGRAGVIEKEITGQFPELTELLSQFDLKLDRRAFRAFPGQLQWRYSSPDELEVEFSLSAGSYATALLREMIVIEQTLLNGKAIS
- the ispD gene encoding 2-C-methyl-D-erythritol 4-phosphate cytidylyltransferase, translated to MSRTNNIWAVVPAAGVGKRMQADRPKQYLALAGTTVIEQTLSRLLESEAFTAVAVAISREDPYWPELKISGHPQVITAPGGKERADSVLSALKALQERAAEEDWVLVHDAARPCLTSGDIHHLIDTLQEDDIGGILALSSHDTLKRVDAGTISATIDRSHVWRALTPQMFRYGMLRDALQEAEGNAAVTDESSALEMQGYRPKIVEGRPDNIKITRPEDLALAQFYMEQQ
- the kdsA gene encoding 3-deoxy-8-phosphooctulonate synthase — its product is MKLCDFEVGLDQPFFLIAGTCVIESEQMTLDTAGTLKEITAELGIPFIYKSSFDKANRSSLKSFRGLGLEKGLQILEKVKQQLQVPVLTDVHEDTPLAEVAAVVDVMQTPAFLCRQTNFIQAVAAQGKPVNIKKGQFMAPWDMANVVDKAKAAGNDQIMVCERGVSFGYNNLVSDMRSLAVMRDTGCPVVFDATHSVQLPGGQGSCSGGQREHVPVLARAAMAVGISGLFMETHPKPEEALSDGPNSWPLHRMKELLEVLATIDRAVKTSSLIETTL
- the eno gene encoding phosphopyruvate hydratase, which gives rise to MAEIVNVKAREVLDSRGNPTIEAEVELASGVIGSAMVPSGASTGEREAIELRDGDKSRYLGKGVLKAVDFVNTEIRAAVVGMDAADQAAIDKKMIELDGTENKGRLGANAILGVSMAAAHAAAKEGGVPLYRYLNTSGEFIMPVPMMNIINGGSHADNSVDLQEFMILPVGAPTFREAIRYGAEVFHNLAKVLKSRGLATTVGDEGGFAPNLSSNEEAIEVILEAIEKAGYKAGEDIFLGMDAASSEYFKDGKYVLASEGRSFDSSEMTDFFVDWVEKYPIISIEDGMDENDWDGWKNHTDKLGGKIQLVGDDLFVTNPKILKDGIEKGIANSILIKVNQIGTLSETLEAISTAKAAGYSAVVSHRSGETEDTTIADLVVATGTGQIKTGSLSRSDRIAKYNRLMKIEDELGDKAVYAGRSAFKML
- the ylqF gene encoding ribosome biogenesis GTPase YlqF; its protein translation is MQIQWYPGHMHKANQEIKQTLPQIDLIIEVLDARIPFSSQNPMLSTLRGDKPCIRVLNKNDLADPERTKEWQDYLEREHGVKTLAVTTHQPDKVKQIIELCGKMLPSKSAAHKVIHTMIVGIPNVGKSTIINILVGRVIAKTGNEPAVTKRQQRINLPGNIVLSDTPGVLWPNVENKHSGYRLAATGAIKDTAISHDDVAFYTAEYLLENYSRLLLDRFQLERLPTSEIELMEMIGKKRGCLRAGKQVDLDKTAKILLTELRSGALGRITLETPAMMAAELIELAAIRERKAAKKAARKRKWKEKN